The window aacatcattaaggggttaatctcaatAAAGGAAAATTGTGATAAGTGATAGTGGGAAAAATTACATTAATGAAACCAATGTTCAATTTATGCACAATCCATTTAAAAATCCAAGTAAGGTGACAGCTTGGCACAAGAAAAGATCCGAATCTAACACGTTTTAGGTTGAATGATCCTTAATCATAGCATGTGCAATACTTTGTTTTACACCGTTACAGAATATATAAATTGTAAATAAAATGTGTTTATGTCCTTGgtaatttcataaaaaaattgtaagtttgAATGTATAGAAAAACCTAAATAGAGTTTATTACAGGTGAATCCCAACAGTAATTCCCTtctcctgtacactgagtggtGTATGCGTCACCGTTCACCATCTACAGGAGCAGGGGGTCTGCCCATTTACAGGGATCCCTATAGTGTGCCGCTGATGTAATAAGCAGCCACTATAACCTgttttatatgcaaattatttaaaaaagttCACACAAACTGTTTAACTGCATCAAagtcttcttttttttctatggATAATTTTCCAAACATATAGCAAAATCAGGAAAGCAAAAAATAATCACGCAATGTATATATTGAAAGTCTGCACAATGTGTCTTGGAGAAGTAGACGACTTCTTTATGCTTTTATGTGCAGTTTCACTGCTGAATTCCTCCGACCATCTCCCTTCCCACGAAGGACAGGTGAGAGCAGTTGCTACGTTTCAGAGGCCACgcctcctttctcaagcatagtgttATTTCTAAATTGTTGAAATGAAACAGTAACTTTTTAACATCTTCTCTCTGTTCTGCACACAGGAGGACAATCTGACTGCGGTCACTGAGTTTTTCCTGGTAGGATTTCATGTCAGCCAAAATTTACACATTTTCCTGTTCTGTCTTCTTATGTTGGTTTACTGTGGGACAATATGTGGGAATCTCCTGATCATCACCCTAGTGTCCACCTGCAAGAACctccacaccccaatgtacttctTCATCTCACATCTGTCCATCAGTGACATCTTGGTGACCACAACTATTGTCCCAAACCTTCTCCACATTCTACTGAATAATGGGGGGACCATGACTTTTATTTGTTGTATggctcaattttatttttttgcagtctcAGACGGATTTGAGTGTCTTCTCCTGGCTGTGATGTCTTATGACAGATATGTGGCCATCTGTAATCCTCTCCGTTACTCTTCTATCATGACAATTGGACATTGTGTTATACTGACCGCCATCTGTTGGTTGTCTGGATCTTCAATTGTCTTGATTTACATAATTACAATAACACAACAATTTTTCTGTGGTCCAAATATCATTGACCATGTATTCTGTGATATGGTTCCAATAATAGGACTTGCCTGTTCAGACACCATTATTATCCACTTGGAGATGTATTTACTTGGCTTTCCAGTTATTGTTATTCCAACCACCATCATTGTAATGTCTTATACTTATATTGTCCTAACAATCCTAAGGATCCCATCCAAGACTGGTAGACAgaaagccttctccacctgtagctccCACCTCATTGTGGTCTCCATATTCTATGGGACGTTGTTCGGTGTTTATATTGTCCCAACAAATGGACAAACACTGACCATGAGTAAAATCCtctccctgctatatactgtgttTACTCCTTTGGTCAATCCCATTATATACAGTCTTAGGAATAAGGACATTAAGAAAGCCGTACAGGAAACACTAAATAAACGGGAGATCTggtaaattattaaaaataagaGTATACCTGCTGGTACTGTCTTAAAGGAtttcaattttatttggaattttAAAGGTTAAAGAAATAGTAAATGAAAATTAAACTCACCCTCTTCCTCAAACATGGTCATGACAttgtcgtgcggtaataactcaattatgaattatggtcataaaaattattaattatgaaaaaataaaaattatgaaaattataaaaaatatcaaaattatgacctggtgaattgtagacaaagccaatcaatacaattcacatctgagtccgactatttcctcagctatcaacaagtt is drawn from Hyla sarda isolate aHylSar1 chromosome 4, aHylSar1.hap1, whole genome shotgun sequence and contains these coding sequences:
- the LOC130367164 gene encoding olfactory receptor 1009-like, whose protein sequence is MCLGEVDDFFMLLCAVSLLNSSDHLPSHEGQEDNLTAVTEFFLVGFHVSQNLHIFLFCLLMLVYCGTICGNLLIITLVSTCKNLHTPMYFFISHLSISDILVTTTIVPNLLHILLNNGGTMTFICCMAQFYFFAVSDGFECLLLAVMSYDRYVAICNPLRYSSIMTIGHCVILTAICWLSGSSIVLIYIITITQQFFCGPNIIDHVFCDMVPIIGLACSDTIIIHLEMYLLGFPVIVIPTTIIVMSYTYIVLTILRIPSKTGRQKAFSTCSSHLIVVSIFYGTLFGVYIVPTNGQTLTMSKILSLLYTVFTPLVNPIIYSLRNKDIKKAVQETLNKREICLCKNLLSALRNTERSISSSWIAIGSLPSQTTAYSSEFSVQSPVQSTAPSL